tgtatgtatgttatcaagcactattttatcagtcgaaatccgttgaggttcgacagtgaacctcattgtaagtactgttttggtttttttttggtttttttttgtatgaataacgcacgatatgttattaTATATAGTGAAAATTTCCCCATGTAAACAAATACGATTACGTGAGGTGGCGGTAAGAATTTCGCCTGCAATGcgaagggtcccgagatcgattcccaccccggcgatgaataaaaaatgttcttcttcttttttctttgaatctaaaattatttatttgcatgtgaaaatgtatacattgcactgggattTTTTTGGGGGTCAATAGAGCTAAAAATGCACTTTGGCTCggggaaaaataattgcgtccaacgtccaggcagtgttgccgtcatattgtctgttttgtttacgcttttggctgttgccacattgaataatgtcgtccaccatcgtctgtgtacaattttactcttagcctttacttcgtgagaaaggaaattagaattccaatctcaagccccgatgcaaaggcttcaGATGATAGGTTggttctttaccagagtgagggctAGATTCCTCTATCCCTTAGCCATTTTACTTGTACTGTTTGTGCGTTGTACTAGTACCTTTTTACTAGGAGGCTCCTGAGCTGCTTTACCAGTTACCAAACTCCTATAGTCCGGAGATATGTTATATCACATGACCTTGTGGTTTCGATAACGATATCAAACCTTGTCGGCTAGGCTATAatgaaaaaaaagataaaaagactagtttgcgtctgacgtcatctgtcaatcaaactcgagcacggtttgtttacaaatgtcgtgatgatctgatttgctgaacgcggcggtaaaaccgggtgccttattattgattttgcaccttcaaacatacaaaccatctcaaaaattaggtcttaatagtaggaaactttctctcgcgaaggcaccatgtcaacaatgcctagaaaaggtttttttttcctttgtaaaagtacgtaatttttcgccatttcctGCTAtttcttttctccgatcggcaccagatcttccttgtacgcgctatttaaccaatcaaggatcatagagaatttgattgacagtgacgtcagacgcaaactagttttttttatctctgtcttccattaTACCACAGATCTTTTTGAAcggctgtgttgtagctataggagatgaactagttaccgtcatatatgaaaaagtataaaagctatgattttagtactttctctatgtttcaattacttattctttttaaaatatctgaattttcaacccggtacaagctttaataacgggggaccatacatttgtatgagaaagaaatataccatctatatccaaactccctttattccaatgcacattttgcttcatcgggccgccctggcttggtcggatttgcaagaggggtgtcacgaaaccgtaataggtacaaatttaggactttctgtcaatcaagtatggtttattttctacatgtcaatctttaaatcattagtatagtccttataataacggtggaccgaCTTGAtcagtaaatgacagcaaaccagtgaaaaataccccaaaactcaatcagtggagctccgcccgtacatgtcaatagcgtcattatcgattggataagtcgaccggagcggacaattcgatcactcgttggattaatattatcacgtggtaataaatttgcgttggacaatcgattactataatggtttagtactgcttatcttggtttaatcttcactaagcgggtttatggctggaaaggtcacggtgaatttgccgtggacataaagTGCACTATGATAGAATACTCTTCCTGCGCATACCCTGCTATCAGATCACGTGCTCGCTTCAGCAATTAGGTTCATTACTATCTATGCGACCACTTGTTACCAGCTTTTACAAGTTGTTAGTTTCTTAATCATATTAATACTGTTAATTCCTATAGGCCGATGCCTTGAAATGTTTTTATTCTTTAATTATCTCACTTCCTTATCAATTTCAGATGGTGGGCTTTGCTGTTTCTTGCAGTGTGTCAATAATAGGCGCCTCTCTCACAGTGAAAGAAGAAGGCATTTATCTACATCTCTCTGATCTTTACCGTGACTGTTTTGTTTACAGTCATCATTTGAATTATTATGAGGTAAGTTGGCAAATAATTAGGACgcataatttcaaaaatacaaaatagctTGTAGTATGATAGTTGCCACTTTGCCCCAAATTTCAGGCATCTCCTGCTCACCTAAAAGGAACTAAATTCAGATGTCTATCTGATTTGAAGCATTGATTAACAGAACACTTTCTTTTTACAGTGTAAAGATTATTACTTGGCTATTGCTGCTACTGTGATAGGAAGTGTTGCGTTTTTACTAAGTGTCTTTTGTAGCATGATCGCATACCAAAATACCTGCTCGGGCAATGAAGCCTTTAACGAAGAGGTAAGTATCGCCTTTGAAACGTTTCAAGGTGAATAAAATCAAATTACCTTCAGCCACTCCGAATATTTGATGTAGAATATTGTTGAACAggtcttcgttatttaatctatttcaattgttatttatcttctaacgaatgtgtgttgacggaaaatcaattatatgttatgtcgaatgtctggtgaaaatatattatcgattttacgtcatccaacattcgttagaagttaaataTTACTGGGAAATGGAAATAGAataggaatagattaaataatgaagacatgttacatcgaatattccaCACATATCCGGGTATGATGATGCTGCAACTTCAGGCGGTATCAGAAGTATCCTCTatccccccaacacacacacacacacacacataaaaatgcccagtataaaaacatgaaaaaatgtcCCATAAGGTAACAATGTAACCACTTCAGCAGGAGTGAAGTACACTTCTAAAATACATTTGGGGGGGCATGCAAGCGATTTTAAGGGGGACACGGTTCACATTATGGAAAAATCGCACCCCGCAAAAACCTGCTACTGGCCTTGACGGAATGTCACATGGCATTGATTAAAATTCTCAATAATTCTCAATAAAAGTGGtgggattaatgtatatgtgtttAACTTCAAATTGTTAGTGAATTTCAGATTAATTTTGGGCAATAATGACCAGTGAAATATTGACTTTTTTCCTCTTTTATATTTATATCAACCAGAATTTTGATCGTAGATATTTCCATGACCAACGACGACCCCCGTACACACGAATGGAAGATAGCCGATACAGTGAAGATAGGGATTTACACCAGCCTCCACCGTATTCCTGTAATCAATTAAACCAGAGTTACCAAGAAGATGAAGACAATGTACAAAACCAACAGCCCCCACCATATAGCTACAATATGCCATGTCAAGTCTATTTTTAATAAGCCACGATTTAATATGAGACTTAAATTTAATTTTGATACATTCAAGTTGCTcaattattcgccgtagaagtagtgatgtaaagggattaattaccatagcaatggagtTTACACAATAAAATGTATTAATGTGTATTTGTGCAATGATAGGTTGACACTACACTTATAGGTGcgggtgatcagcatgatgtgcaAAATCTATAGAATGACAACATGTACGTGCATTGTTGTGGTAAACATTTCTGATTGCCTCCCTCCCCTGTGTTACGAGTATGAAATACCCAAGGCCGGCCAAGTCACACAAATATACACAACAAACACACTGATATATCATCAAGCTATATGATTCACAAGAACTGAATTATTTAATGAGAAGTATAATGATAATTAGACAATGCTttaacatatcgttatgaatacggcagacggccgaatccggattcggcttttggtaaatttattttacgaatgcattacagtctgccgtattcataacgatataaaacatacagggtgtcccagaaaaaattaccgagtgaataaaattgaacgtaagtcgagaaatagacatcagaatcaaaaaatttaaaatgtagcgcatagcctattttgttgtgcatcacatacgaaaattttatttgattcggttgactggttcgaagaaatgaacgattgcataaagcgtgcatcaatgcagttcattccaagtttgataaacaggcgctatttttatactcgctcaccacttcctaaagtttgtgtatcttattaaatttagtccacattatctattaaaacccctcggtgttatgtcattcatgctttcactgaagatgaataacagtttgtccgagaaaactttgatttttgcaattggaagctctccaactttaattctttaggttgtgcaaatatactttacaaagaacatttgagccaaaacggacaatgatcaagtgctaacagctttacgtgtga
Above is a window of Amphiura filiformis chromosome 7, Afil_fr2py, whole genome shotgun sequence DNA encoding:
- the LOC140156812 gene encoding uncharacterized protein isoform X1, with translation MCLIVIGLKLILLGVASVIVAILRIYNNVQEGDVTYRSTIAIIVAYYSTGLWAGLSYILSGSLCIASSVERRNRQRMNKMVGFAVSCSVSIIGASLTVKEEGIYLHLSDLYRDCFVYSHHLNYYECKDYYLAIAATVIGSVAFLLSVFCSMIAYQNTCSGNEAFNEENFDRRYFHDQRRPPYTRMEDSRYSEDRDLHQPPPYSCNQLNQSYQEDEDNVQNQQPPPYSYNMPCQVYF
- the LOC140156812 gene encoding uncharacterized protein isoform X2; the encoded protein is MCLIVIGLKLILLGVASVIVAILRIYNNVQEGDVTYRSTIAIIVAYYSTGLWAGLSMVGFAVSCSVSIIGASLTVKEEGIYLHLSDLYRDCFVYSHHLNYYECKDYYLAIAATVIGSVAFLLSVFCSMIAYQNTCSGNEAFNEENFDRRYFHDQRRPPYTRMEDSRYSEDRDLHQPPPYSCNQLNQSYQEDEDNVQNQQPPPYSYNMPCQVYF